The genomic window AAATGCTAACCGTATTTTCGAAGAGGTAAAAGCATTGAAAGTTTTCGATTATATCAAATCGGTAGCTACTTTAAACGAAAAAGAAATTGCTTACAATAAGTTTACGGAGTTGAAGTAAAAGATAAGAGTTTGGCGATTGGCGTTTAGCGATGCCGTGTAACTCGCCAAATGTTTGTAAATTGGCTAATCATTTACCTATTGATATGAGCCAATTTAAATTTCAAGCTTTGGAAGTTTGGCAATTAGCCATCGCAATTACAGACAAATTGTTAGACATAGCTGACCGTTTGTCAGAAGATAAGAAATACAGATTTGCAGAGCAGCTCAATGGGGCTGCTCTTAGCATATCTAATAATATAGCCGAAGATTCAGGGTCTATTTCAAACAAGGAATTCGCTCATTATTTGAATATTGCACATCGATCGGTATTCGAGAATGCAAATATTTTAGTAGTATTGGAACGTAGAAAGATAATTTCTGACAACGAATTAATTTATTATCTAGAGGAATTAGATAAATTGGCACGAAAATTAACAAACCTTAGAAAATATTTGCTCAAATAACAATATCGTCTGGCCTAGGCATAATGAAACGCCAAACGCCAAACGCTAATCGAAAAACGTATCATGAAAATAGACAAAGACGAATTTAGAAAATATGCCGTTAAACACCATAGAATTAACGGATTAAACGTAGATAGATTTATTGGTGCAACTAATAATTCTCCGAAAGGCATGACGCCTTACATTATTGAAGAGCGCCAATTAAACGTAGCACAAATGGACGTGTTTTCTCGTTTAATGATGGATCGTATCATCTTTTTAGGTGATGCAGTTTATGATCAAAATGCAAACATCATTCAAGCACAGTTGTTGTTCTTGCAATCGGTAGATGCAGATAGGGATATCCAAATCTATATCAACTCTCCCGGTGGTTCGGTTTATGCAGGTTTAGGTATTTACGATACCATGCAGTACATCACACCAGATGTGGCCACCATTTGTACAGGTATGGCGGCATCAATGGGGGCGGTTTTATTGGTAGCCGGTGCTAAAGGCAAACGTGCAGCGTTAAAACACTCTAGAGTAATGATCCACCAACCTTCGGGCGGGGCACAAGGTGTAGCGTCAGATATGGAAATCAATTTGAGAGAGATGCTTAAATTGAAAAAAGAATTATATGACATTATTTCATCACACTCTGGACAATCTTACGAGTGGGTAGAAAAAGCATCTGATCGTGATTATTGGATGACCTCTACCGAAGCGAAAGAATTTGGAATGATTGATGAAGTATTAGGCGGAACAAAATAAAATAGTTGCGGGTTACGAGTTAAAAGTTGTAGGTCTAGGCCGGCACAACTCATAACACGTAACCCGTAGCTCATAACAAAAATAAAAATGGCTAGACAAAGTAAAGATTCACACTGTTCGTTTTGTGGCACTCCTAAAAGCGAAACCTTAATGTTAATTGAGGGTTTGGATGCGTACATCTGTGATAAATGCGTTAC from Pedobacter sp. SL55 includes these protein-coding regions:
- a CDS encoding four helix bundle protein, producing MSQFKFQALEVWQLAIAITDKLLDIADRLSEDKKYRFAEQLNGAALSISNNIAEDSGSISNKEFAHYLNIAHRSVFENANILVVLERRKIISDNELIYYLEELDKLARKLTNLRKYLLK
- the clpP gene encoding ATP-dependent Clp endopeptidase proteolytic subunit ClpP, yielding MKIDKDEFRKYAVKHHRINGLNVDRFIGATNNSPKGMTPYIIEERQLNVAQMDVFSRLMMDRIIFLGDAVYDQNANIIQAQLLFLQSVDADRDIQIYINSPGGSVYAGLGIYDTMQYITPDVATICTGMAASMGAVLLVAGAKGKRAALKHSRVMIHQPSGGAQGVASDMEINLREMLKLKKELYDIISSHSGQSYEWVEKASDRDYWMTSTEAKEFGMIDEVLGGTK